The following proteins are encoded in a genomic region of Myxococcus virescens:
- a CDS encoding serine/threonine-protein kinase: protein MDLRGRGTYGAVYRARHITGTHTVALKLALHARDERFAREAELLSRIHHPAVPRLRASGHWQPAKGPPHPYLAMDWVEGTPLYDWVSEHRPTSRQVMALLARLARAIEATHAAGGLHRDVKGYNVLVREADGQAFLMDFGSSHYVGAATQTSSPFPPGTPAYRSPEAWRFAASDSAPPYAPGQADDVFALGVTAFRMLTGRYPPSTHPDVAESRVWHTERAQAPSPRDVNGRCCPELSALVSRMLAPSLHARGSARELAESLDSAVARAGSESDVPLMVGGALHSRASAQWKERSVLHRARRPRWPWVAIIGVGGPLVLSLGWRPRAGASVTVAPEPAAMSVDATDGGTVAVGDSVFAAPVSPIQAPVAWSTIALEMPPRPFPGQTRPDASGRCPRKLQVPINGGCWVKLAVDNLKDCDEDGYVHKGACYGPAFPPTRPATSSPAHCPTRH, encoded by the coding sequence ATGGACCTGCGAGGCCGAGGCACCTACGGCGCCGTCTACCGGGCCCGGCACATCACGGGCACGCACACCGTGGCCCTCAAGCTGGCCCTGCATGCCCGGGACGAACGCTTCGCGCGCGAGGCCGAGCTGCTGTCCCGCATCCACCACCCCGCCGTTCCCCGGTTGCGAGCGAGCGGGCATTGGCAGCCCGCCAAGGGACCGCCCCACCCCTACCTCGCAATGGACTGGGTGGAGGGCACGCCGCTCTACGATTGGGTCAGCGAGCACCGCCCCACGTCGCGGCAGGTGATGGCCCTGCTCGCGAGGCTGGCGCGAGCGATTGAAGCCACTCACGCGGCCGGGGGTCTGCACCGCGACGTCAAAGGGTACAACGTGCTGGTGCGCGAGGCCGACGGGCAGGCGTTCCTCATGGACTTCGGCTCCAGCCACTACGTGGGCGCCGCGACGCAGACGAGCTCGCCGTTTCCACCAGGGACGCCGGCCTATCGGTCCCCAGAAGCATGGCGCTTCGCGGCGAGTGACTCCGCGCCGCCGTATGCGCCGGGGCAAGCGGATGACGTCTTCGCGCTGGGCGTCACCGCGTTCCGGATGCTCACGGGGCGGTATCCGCCGTCGACGCATCCTGACGTGGCGGAGTCGAGGGTCTGGCACACGGAGCGAGCCCAGGCCCCATCCCCGCGAGACGTGAATGGGCGCTGCTGCCCGGAGTTGAGCGCGTTGGTGTCGCGGATGCTCGCTCCAAGCCTCCATGCGCGAGGCAGCGCACGCGAGCTGGCGGAGTCTCTGGATTCCGCGGTGGCACGGGCGGGCTCGGAGTCGGATGTGCCCCTCATGGTGGGAGGTGCCCTTCACTCCCGTGCATCGGCGCAGTGGAAGGAACGTTCCGTCCTCCATCGGGCCCGACGCCCCCGGTGGCCATGGGTGGCCATCATCGGAGTTGGAGGTCCCCTGGTACTGAGTCTCGGCTGGCGGCCTCGCGCGGGAGCTTCGGTCACCGTGGCGCCCGAGCCTGCTGCGATGTCCGTCGACGCAACGGACGGAGGCACGGTCGCAGTCGGAGACAGTGTGTTCGCGGCGCCGGTATCTCCCATCCAGGCCCCCGTTGCATGGTCGACCATCGCCCTGGAGATGCCACCCCGGCCCTTTCCTGGGCAGACCCGGCCAGACGCATCAGGACGGTGCCCACGCAAGCTCCAAGTCCCCATCAACGGTGGCTGCTGGGTGAAGCTGGCCGTCGATAACCTGAAGGACTGTGACGAGGATGGGTATGTCCACAAGGGCGCCTGCTATGGCCCCGCCTTTCCTCCCACGCGGCCCGCCACGTCGAGCCCCGCCCACTGTCCTACGCGCCACTGA
- a CDS encoding GNAT family N-acetyltransferase has protein sequence MKPTYTVSAVRNRDELEHILALQQKNLKQALSADEMRSQGFVTVQHDLPALEQMHAMAPSIVARHDGVLVAYALTMPREARALAPVLEPMFALLDSIEFRSKSLRDSRFYVMGQICIEKAHRGQGLFDRLYHQHRDHFRDQFDLIVTEISVRNLRSLRAHERVGFETIHTYRDATDEWAVVAWDWAPPRPPDVTPEGNTR, from the coding sequence ATGAAGCCCACCTACACAGTCAGCGCCGTGCGGAACCGGGACGAGTTGGAGCACATCCTGGCGCTGCAACAGAAGAACCTGAAGCAGGCGCTGTCCGCGGACGAGATGCGCTCACAGGGCTTCGTCACGGTTCAGCACGACCTGCCGGCACTGGAACAGATGCACGCCATGGCGCCCAGCATCGTCGCCCGCCACGATGGAGTGCTGGTGGCCTACGCCCTGACGATGCCGCGCGAGGCCCGCGCGCTGGCCCCCGTCCTGGAGCCCATGTTCGCGCTCCTCGACTCGATCGAGTTCCGAAGCAAGTCGCTGCGCGACTCCCGCTTCTACGTGATGGGGCAGATCTGCATCGAGAAGGCGCACCGGGGACAGGGCTTGTTCGACCGGCTCTACCACCAGCACCGGGACCACTTCCGAGATCAGTTCGACCTCATCGTCACCGAGATTTCCGTGCGGAACCTCCGCTCCCTGCGCGCGCACGAGCGGGTCGGCTTCGAGACGATCCACACCTACCGGGACGCGACGGACGAATGGGCCGTGGTCGCCTGGGACTGGGCGCCGCCACGTCCCCCGGACGTCACGCCCGAGGGGAACACGCGCTGA